From one Neovison vison isolate M4711 chromosome 1, ASM_NN_V1, whole genome shotgun sequence genomic stretch:
- the LOC122913442 gene encoding histone H2B type 1-A yields the protein MPELTSKGTTISKKGFKKAVTKTQKKEGKKRKRCRKESYSIYIYKVLKQVHPDTGISSKAMSIMNSFVTDIFERIAGEASRLAHYNKRSTITSREIQTAVRLLLPGELAKHAVSEGTKAVTKYTSSK from the coding sequence ATGCCAGAGCTGACTTCAAAGGGCACGACCATTTCCAAGAAGGGCTTCAAAAAAGCTGTAACTAAAactcagaagaaagaaggaaagaagcgCAAGAGATGCCGCAAAGAAAGCTATTCCATTTACATCTACAAGGTGCTGAAGCAGGTGCACCCTGACACCGGCATCTCTTCGAAAGCCATGAGCATCATGAATTCCTTTGTAACGGACATCTTCGAGCGCATCGCGGGCGAGGCGTCCCGCCTGGCGCACTACAACAAGCGCTCGACCATCACGTCCAGGGAGATCCAGACGGCCGTGCGCCTGCTGCTGCCCGGGGAGCTGGCCAAGCACGCCGTGTCCGAGGGCACCAAGGCCGTCACCAAGTACACCAGCTCCAAGTGA
- the LOC122913431 gene encoding histone H2A type 1-A gives MSGRGKQGGKARAKAKSRSSRAGLQFPVGRIHRLLRKGNYAERTGAGAPVYLAAVLEYLTAEILELAGNASRDNKKTRIIPRHLQLAIRNDEELNKLLGGVTIAQGGVLPNIQAVLLPKKTESHHHKVQSK, from the coding sequence ATGTCTGGGCGCGGGAAGCAGGGCGGCAAAGCTCGCGCTAAGGCCAAATCCAGGTCATCTAGAGCAGGCCTCCAGTTCCCAGTGGGCCGAATCCACCGTCTGCTCCGAAAGGGCAACTATGCAGAGCGCACTGGGGCTGGTGCACCCGTGTACCTGGCGGCCGTGCTGGAATACCTCACCGCAGAGATTCTAGAGTTGGCGGGCAATGCGTCTCGGGACAACAAGAAGACGCGCATCATCCCGCGCCATTTACAGTTGGCCATCCGCAATGACGAGGAGCTCAACAAGCTTCTGGGCGGTGTGACCATCGCGCAGGGCGGTGTCCTGCCCAACATCCAGGCCGTGCTGCTGCCCAAGAAGACCGAGAGCCACCACCACAAAGTCCAGAGCAAATAG